The following coding sequences are from one Stegostoma tigrinum isolate sSteTig4 chromosome 11, sSteTig4.hap1, whole genome shotgun sequence window:
- the LOC132210162 gene encoding ral guanine nucleotide dissociation stimulator-like produces the protein MEEPSTSQKASEKSLKSVDTASSGGLSNSGAPAKTNYDIAQSRRRAGLGSCWCATRQRDNRQNEKSCLIRVRLKEDRAQEFKTILVTNQDRVSEIFHKAMTVLKFEPERPQDFDLAQIVESNKVLILPANAILYYAMNKKVNHDFILRFTERRSSCLCKF, from the exons atggaagagccgagcacttcgcaaaaagcgtcagaaaag tcattaaaatccgtggatactgcctcctctggaggtttatccaacagtggtgcaCCAGCAAAAACAAATTACGACATAGCCCAGTCTCGTAGGCGTGcgggtttgggcagctgctggtgtgcaacacgtcagagggacaaccgccagaatgagaaaagctgcctcatccgagtcagattaaaggaggacagagcacaagaattcaaaacgattttg gtgactaatcaagatcgGGTTTCCGAAATTTTCCACAAAGCCATGACCGTgctcaaatttgaacccgagcgTCCTCAGGACTTTGATCTCGCACAGATCgttgaatcaaataaag tgctcatacttccggccaatgccatcctgtattacgcaatgaacaagaaagtgaatcacgacttcatcctgagattcaccgaaagaagatcttcatgtctatgcaagttttga